A region from the Mucilaginibacter sp. CSA2-8R genome encodes:
- a CDS encoding pitrilysin family protein, translating to MVKFNRFTLSNGLRVIVHEDHTTPMAVVNILYDVGARDESPEQTGFAHLFEHLMFGGSINIPVYDEPLQRVGGENNAFTSNDITNYYITLPAANLETAFWLESDRMLSLAFSEKSLEVQRNVVMEEFKQRYLNQPYGDVWLRLRPMVYKQHPYQWATIGKNLEHIEHAKIEDVKAFFKKHYNPQNAIMVVGGDVTTEQVKALAEKWFEPIPAGDKYERNLPQEPEQHEERRETVTAKVPLNDIYIAFQVPARTDENYYALDLISDILSRGQSSRLHRSLVREKQLFSEIHAYLTGSFDKGMLVVEGKPLETISIEDAEAAIWQELEEMGKAPITNEELTKVKNKTESTMVFAEMALLDKAMNLAYFELLGDADLFNYETEKYLKVTAQQIQEQAQRVFCKENSSTLIYLAEK from the coding sequence ATGGTTAAATTCAACCGTTTTACATTGAGCAACGGCCTCCGGGTTATTGTTCATGAAGATCATACCACACCTATGGCGGTAGTTAACATTTTATATGATGTTGGCGCGCGTGATGAAAGCCCCGAGCAAACCGGTTTTGCTCACTTGTTTGAGCATTTGATGTTTGGTGGCTCTATTAACATACCTGTTTATGACGAGCCACTGCAACGAGTTGGCGGCGAAAACAATGCTTTTACCAGCAACGATATTACAAACTATTACATCACCCTGCCTGCCGCCAATTTAGAAACCGCTTTTTGGTTAGAGAGCGACCGCATGCTGAGCCTGGCTTTTAGCGAAAAAAGCCTAGAGGTGCAGCGCAATGTGGTGATGGAAGAATTTAAGCAGCGCTACCTTAACCAGCCCTATGGCGACGTATGGTTGCGCTTGCGCCCTATGGTTTACAAACAGCACCCTTACCAGTGGGCTACCATAGGCAAAAACCTTGAGCATATTGAGCATGCCAAAATAGAGGATGTTAAAGCTTTCTTTAAAAAGCATTACAATCCGCAAAACGCTATTATGGTTGTAGGGGGGGATGTAACCACCGAACAAGTAAAAGCCTTGGCCGAAAAATGGTTTGAGCCTATACCGGCCGGCGATAAGTACGAACGTAACCTGCCGCAAGAGCCAGAACAGCACGAAGAGCGCCGCGAAACGGTTACCGCAAAGGTTCCGCTGAATGATATTTATATCGCTTTTCAGGTACCGGCCCGTACTGACGAAAATTACTATGCGCTCGATTTGATTTCTGATATTTTATCGCGCGGGCAATCCTCCCGTTTACATCGCTCGCTGGTGCGCGAAAAGCAATTGTTTAGTGAGATACATGCCTATTTAACCGGAAGCTTTGATAAAGGTATGCTGGTGGTTGAAGGCAAGCCATTAGAAACTATTAGCATTGAAGATGCCGAAGCGGCCATTTGGCAGGAGTTAGAAGAGATGGGTAAAGCGCCAATTACCAACGAGGAACTGACTAAGGTTAAAAACAAAACCGAGTCGACAATGGTATTTGCTGAGATGGCTTTGCTTGACAAGGCCATGAACCTGGCCTATTTTGAACTGTTGGGAGATGCCGATTTATTTAATTACGAAACCGAAAAATATTTAAAGGTAACTGCACAGCAAATACAAGAGCAGGCGCAACGTGTTTTTTGTAAAGAGAATTCTTCTACACTGATTTACCTCGCCGAAAAATAA
- a CDS encoding pitrilysin family protein, which translates to MTLNRTLAPVYQAIDHISLIEPGHTQLPNGCKVYWFNSGDQDLLRMELIFGNLRFDPAKPLLNMAVNTMLTEGTSALSATQIADKIDYYGAFLQAEYGYDNSQLTLYSLNRHLEHTLPVIKDILTDSQFPENELDTYIRNQQQKLQVSLQKNDILARRAFNRAVYGNSIYGLSADAGHYQQLQRADMLAHFKQMYQPANCTLVIAGKADEVALNQIIAAFSNWENTAEPADVSQQLIEPLTDRFYFTEKPDALQSAIRMGLPMVNRTHPDFPALQVLNTVLGGYFGSRLMANIREDKGYTYGIGSGISSLKYGSAFFIATEVGADVCRSAVNEIEKEINLLRTEPISEEELSLVRNYMLGSLLGSLENVFSHADKFKNVYFSGLNYDYYSRYTEIVKSVTAEELLALANHYWNFDEFYKVVVGKY; encoded by the coding sequence ATGACGTTGAACAGAACTTTGGCGCCTGTATATCAGGCAATTGATCATATCAGTCTTATTGAGCCAGGACATACACAATTGCCTAACGGTTGTAAAGTGTATTGGTTTAACTCCGGCGACCAGGACTTGCTGCGCATGGAGTTGATTTTTGGTAATCTGCGTTTTGATCCGGCCAAGCCATTATTAAACATGGCAGTAAACACTATGCTTACCGAGGGTACGTCGGCCTTATCGGCCACCCAAATAGCCGATAAAATTGACTACTATGGTGCTTTTTTACAGGCGGAGTATGGCTATGATAACTCACAGCTTACGCTTTACAGTTTAAACCGCCATTTAGAGCACACCTTGCCGGTTATTAAAGATATATTAACGGATAGCCAGTTTCCCGAAAATGAATTGGATACCTATATCCGTAACCAGCAGCAAAAGTTACAGGTGAGCCTTCAAAAAAACGATATTCTGGCGCGCAGGGCTTTTAACCGGGCGGTGTACGGCAACTCCATTTATGGCTTAAGCGCCGATGCCGGGCATTACCAGCAACTGCAACGGGCTGATATGCTGGCGCACTTTAAGCAAATGTATCAGCCGGCTAATTGTACCCTGGTAATTGCCGGTAAAGCCGATGAAGTTGCTTTAAATCAAATTATAGCTGCTTTTAGCAATTGGGAAAATACGGCTGAACCAGCTGATGTAAGCCAGCAGCTTATTGAGCCTTTAACGGACCGTTTTTACTTTACCGAGAAACCAGACGCATTGCAGTCGGCCATCCGCATGGGACTACCTATGGTTAACCGTACCCATCCTGATTTCCCGGCCTTGCAGGTACTTAATACTGTTTTAGGCGGTTATTTTGGATCACGTTTGATGGCTAACATTCGCGAGGATAAGGGTTATACCTATGGCATAGGTTCTGGTATTTCATCGCTTAAATATGGCAGTGCGTTTTTTATTGCTACTGAGGTAGGTGCCGATGTTTGCCGTAGTGCGGTAAATGAAATCGAGAAAGAAATTAACCTGCTAAGAACCGAACCCATAAGCGAAGAAGAACTTTCGTTAGTGCGTAACTACATGTTGGGTTCTTTACTCGGCAGTTTGGAAAACGTGTTTTCGCATGCTGATAAGTTTAAAAACGTTTACTTTTCGGGTTTAAATTATGACTATTACAGCCGTTACACCGAAATTGTAAAATCTGTTACGGCCGAAGAACTGCTTGCATTAGCCAACCATTACTGGAACTTCGACGAGTTCTACAAAGTAGTTGTCGGAAAATATTAA